A window of Rhipicephalus microplus isolate Deutch F79 chromosome X, USDA_Rmic, whole genome shotgun sequence genomic DNA:
CACCACCTGCTTCGCCAACTGAGATGATAAAGTTTGGTGAATCGTGGCGTAAGGACCGGTTGATCCCCAAAAAGCGCCAGTTCATGGAACTCGAGATGTGGACATAgtttgtgataagcggctgtaaaagggcctGAAAATTATTtgcgctaaggcgggtaaaaacgcaggggtaataaaatcatgaccatgtcgtgaaaagcgtgtatgaatgaatgacgaaaggtAGTGATAATGAAaacatggtggacatgtatggcattagcacaagagTGTCATTTGTTTATACTCTTGCAATTACGGGtcaatgcccgggtatatgatattaAAGGTACGAACTTCTTTAAAGAGAGTCAACAaagatttatgtgtgaaaagtggttccctggTGACGAACGTTGCAGGATGATGTGGTATTTGTTGTCGATAGGCTGTGGGATAACATAACTTTCTTCAATGAAGGTTGTACTACAAATGCCCCTCAATcggggcacacacacagtttttcttgcttctttcgggTGAGAGTGTTCTTATCGCCGGTACCCGTGTTCGGAGGCATCGCCGCGACGCACCGGCGTAGAAGCGGCGCAGAAGTGGCGCCTGAACAATTTCGCCACACCACCCCCCTCTCCACGCAGATAGGAGCCGTCAGGGTTGAAGAGGTTTGGGGACCCGCACCTGGCGTCCAAGGCGGTTGGTGTAGAGTGCGAGCCTAGGCGTTGCGGGCTTTTGTCGGTGAATTACGGGAGGCGTGCGAGATTGGTAGGCTCCTGGGAAAGGATGTATGATGACATAAAGTGGTCGATGGAAACGCGTACATCCTTTCCGCTGATTTGCAGGGTTAATGTTTTGTCGTCGCGACAGATCACTTTGTAAGGTCCGGAGTAAGGCGGCGGGAAAGGTGTGCGTACGGTGTCTTCGCGGAGGAAGGCATGCGAGCATGTCGCCAGGTCCTTAAACACGAACAGGGTCGGCTTGGTGTAGTGAGCCGCTGGTGACGCGCGCAGCTCGCCCATTGTGCGACGGAGTCGAGTGACAAAGTCTGCAGGGTACGAGCTGGTTACATCAGAGGTCGGAGCGGAAAGGAGTTCTCCAAATAGTCGAAGCGGCTCCCTATAGACGAATTCCGCTGGCGTGGCTTGAATGTCTGGCTTGAAAGTTGCGCGCATACCAAGAGCGACGGCGGGGAGAGCTTCGAGCCAGGTTGAGTGAGGGTAGCACATGATGGCTGCCTTGAACTGCTGGTGAAACCGTTCAATCATCCCGTTGGCGCAAGGGTGGTAACTAGTTGTCCGTGAACGCTCGAACACGGTGGACAGCCCGAAGAGCCTGAAGAGTTGAGATTCGATTTGCCTTCCTTGATCGGTTGTGACTCGACGAAGAGTGCCGAAGCGTGAAACCCAGCCGGAGAAGAAGGCTGATGCGACGTCTTCTGCGGTGATCGTTTCGAATGTCCACGCCTCGGACCAACAAGTGTAACGATGTTGGCGGTGAGACAATAGTGGTGAGGGCCGGCTAGTGGTAGGCGGCCAATGATGTCAATGTGGACGTGCTGGAAACGTTCCGTCGGGAGGGGGAATCCTCCGAGTGGCGACGTGATGTGCCGGGTGATTTTGGCGCGCTGGCATTGAATGCATGTGCGTGTCCAGGTGCGGCAGTCCCGTTGCATTGAGGGCCACGCGTACCGGTCAGTCACGAGGAGTGTAGAATCTCGGATGCCGGGATGATTGAGGTTGTGTAACTGGTTGAAGAGGCTTTGGCGATGCAAAGAAGGGACGTATGGTCTCACTCGTCCTTTTGATATGTCACAGTAGAGTAGAGAGCGTCCGTTGACCCAGGGATGGCGACTTTTTGCA
This region includes:
- the LOC142775348 gene encoding uncharacterized protein LOC142775348 yields the protein MIERFHQQFKAAIMCYPHSTWLEALPAVALGMRATFKPDIQATPAEFVYREPLRLFGELLSAPTSDVTSSYPADFVTRLRRTMGELRASPAAHYTKPTLFVFKDLATCSHAFLREDTVRTPFPPPYSGPYKVICRDDKTLTLQISGKDVRVSIDHFMSSYILSQEPTNLARLP